The DNA segment CGGTGATCGACGTCGCCCACCACCACCACGTAGGCGTTGTTCGGCGCGTACCACTGCCGATACCAGTCGCGCGCGTCCTGCCAGGTCATGTGTTCGAGATCGTCCATCCAGCCGATGATCGGGCGCCGATAGGGATGCACCTGGAAGATCGTCGAATTCAAGGCTTCATGCACCAGGGCATGCGGATTGTCGTCGGTGCGCAACCGCCGCTCTTCCATCACCACCTTGATCTCGGCGGCGAACTCCTTGGCATCGAGAGTCAGGTTCGCCATGCGGTCCGCTTCGAGCTTCATCATGTCAGGCAGTGCGGCCTTCGGCACGATCTGGAAATACGCCGTGTAGTCGCGGCTGGTGAAGGCGTTGTCACGGCCACCGGCTTCGGCCACGCGCTTGTTGAATTCGCCCGGACGCAGGTTCTTCGTACCCTTGAACATCAGGTGCTCCAGCACATGGGCGACACCCGAGGTGCCATCCTTTTCGTCCATGCTGCCGGCGCGATACCAGACCATATGCACCGCCGTCGGCGCCCGGCGGTCTTCCTTGACGATGACGCGCAAGCCGTTGGCGAGCTTCGTTTCGAACGGGTTGGCAAGAGTCGGCGCTGGCGACACGGCGAAAGCCAGCACAACTGAGGCGGCGAGCAATGGTTTCATGTCAGGTCTGGGCGGTTGGCGCGGTTGGGATGAAAAGGGCTTCTGTTAAAATCCTGATCGCGCATCTTAGCGCGGCTCCCGCTTCCGACAGCATTCCGCATGTTTGGTTTCCTGAAAACAAAGGACGATCCCGCAGCGCCGTCGGCAGCGGCGACAGCGGCACGCGCTCCATGGAGCGAACGCCTCAAGGCCGGCCTTTCGCGCACCCGTGAAACCCTCAACACGCCGCTGACGGAACTCTTCAGCCGGGCGAAGATCGACGACGATCTGCTCGATGATCTGGAAACCACGCTGCTGACGGCGGATTGCGGCGTCGACGCCACGCACTGGCTGCTGGCTGAGCTCAAGGCCACCGTCAAGCGCGACAGGCTGGAAACCCCGGCCCAGCTGCGATCGGCCCTGACGCAGGGGCTGCGCACGCTGCTCGCCCCGCTGGAGCAACCACTGCAAGCCGAAGGCCATCAGCCCTTCGTCATCATGATCGCGGGCGTCAATGGCGCCGGCAAGACCACCTCGATCGGCAAGCTGGCCAAACATTTCCAGAGCCAGGGCAAGAGCGTCCTGCTCGCCGCCGGCGACACCTTCCGCGCCGCGGCGCGCGAGCAACTGACGGCCTGGGGCGAACGAAACGGCGTTACCGTCATCGCCCAGGAATCCGGCGATCCGGCGGCGGTGGTGTTCGACGCCATCCATGCCGCCCGCGCCCGCAAGATCGACGTGGTACTGGCCGACACCGCGGGACGTCTGCCGACGCAGCTGCACCTGATGGAAGAAATCGCCAAGGTGCGCCGCGTGATCCAGAAGGCCCATGACACCGGGCCGCACGAAGTGCTGCTGGTGCTCGACGCCAACATCGGCCAGAACGCCGTGCAGCAGGTCAAGGCCTTCGACAAGGCGATCGGCGTCACCGGGCTGGTGATCACCAAACTCGACGGCACTGCCAAGGGCGGCGTGCTCGCCGCCATCGCCCGTCAGTGTCCGAAACCGGTGCGCTTCATCGGCGTCGGCGAGGGCATCGACGACCTGCAGGCCTTCCGCACCGGGGAATTCGTCGAAGCGCTGCTGGGACCCTCATCGGGTTCCTCGCCGGGTGCTTCCTCTTGATCCGCTTCGACCGCGTTTCCAAGCGCTATCCGCCGGGCATCGATGCGCTGTCCGACCTCAGTTTCGAGGTGGCCGAGGGCGAAATGGTGGTGGTCAGCGGCCACTCGGGCGCCGGCAAATCGACGCTGCTGAAACTCATTGCGGCCGTGGAAAAGTCCACCGGGGGCGCGGTTCTGGTCGGCGGCCAGAATATCGGCGGCCTGGCCCGATCCGCATTGCCCTTCCTGCGCCGGCGCATCGGCATGGTGTTCCAGGATCAGAAGCTGCTGTTCGATCGCAGCGTGTTCGACAACGTCATGCTACCCCTGTCGATCGCCGGTTTCCCGGCCAGGGATGCGGCCATGCGCGTTCGCGCGGCACTCGACAAGGTCGGCCTCGCCAACCGCGAGAAAGCCCTGCCGGTCATGCTTTCGGGGGGCGAACAGCAGCGTCTGGCGATCGCCCGCGCCGTGGTGAATCGACCTAGCCTGCTGCTGGCCGATGAGCCCACCGCCCATCTCGACCACGAAACCGCTGCGGATGTCGCGCGCATCTTCCACGAGTTCCACCGCGTAGGCGTTACCCTGCTGATCGCAACCTACGCCTACGATCTGTTTCCCGGCGCACGGCGCTTGCAGCTCGATCACGGGAAACTGGTGCCATGAAAGTCTGGCTCGGCCACCACAACGGCGCGGCCCTGCTGGCACTGCGCAGACTGGCCGCGGCGCCCGTGAACAGCCTGCTGTCCCTGCTCGCCATCGGCGTTGCCCTGGCCCTGCCGGCGGGTGGCCAGATGTTGCTGGCCAACGCAATGCACCTGGCCGGCACGACTTCGGCCGTGCCGCAGATTTCCATTTTCATGGCCACCACTGCGGAGCGGAGGGCGGCGAGCGAGATCGAATCGCGCCTCGGCAAATATGGCGGCGTGAAACATGTGCAG comes from the Sulfuritalea hydrogenivorans sk43H genome and includes:
- the ftsY gene encoding signal recognition particle-docking protein FtsY, giving the protein MFGFLKTKDDPAAPSAAATAARAPWSERLKAGLSRTRETLNTPLTELFSRAKIDDDLLDDLETTLLTADCGVDATHWLLAELKATVKRDRLETPAQLRSALTQGLRTLLAPLEQPLQAEGHQPFVIMIAGVNGAGKTTSIGKLAKHFQSQGKSVLLAAGDTFRAAAREQLTAWGERNGVTVIAQESGDPAAVVFDAIHAARARKIDVVLADTAGRLPTQLHLMEEIAKVRRVIQKAHDTGPHEVLLVLDANIGQNAVQQVKAFDKAIGVTGLVITKLDGTAKGGVLAAIARQCPKPVRFIGVGEGIDDLQAFRTGEFVEALLGPSSGSSPGASS
- a CDS encoding cell division ATP-binding protein FtsE encodes the protein MIRFDRVSKRYPPGIDALSDLSFEVAEGEMVVVSGHSGAGKSTLLKLIAAVEKSTGGAVLVGGQNIGGLARSALPFLRRRIGMVFQDQKLLFDRSVFDNVMLPLSIAGFPARDAAMRVRAALDKVGLANREKALPVMLSGGEQQRLAIARAVVNRPSLLLADEPTAHLDHETAADVARIFHEFHRVGVTLLIATYAYDLFPGARRLQLDHGKLVP